From Mercenaria mercenaria mitochondrion, complete genome, one genomic window encodes:
- the CYTB gene encoding cytochrome b, with translation MKYSIRKSNRFLNVLAPVLYDLPAPVNLTIMWNFGSLLGVCLIMQILTGLLMAVHYTPQVEQAFASVVHIMRDVELGWLIRSLHANGASFFFMCIYMHIGRGIFYHSFSMKHTWMVGCTILILLMAIAFTGYVLPWGQMSFWGATVITNLFSAIPYVGPGLVEWLWGGFCVGDATLKRFFVFHFLGPFLLLILVGIHIVFLHDTGSGNPLGVESDIEAIPFHSYYILKDLVGMVVMLGCLFMVCLTMPDIFLDPVNFMPADPMSTPLHIQPEWYFLFAYCILRSIPNKLGGVVALGMSVVILYFLPFYPKPLCRGIQFNPVAQFLFWVFVGNFIVLTFIGSCPIEPPFEMIGQLCSFFYFLFFVLYPISWFMWEKLIYSL, from the coding sequence ATTAAATATAGAATTCGAAAAAGAAACCGATTTTTAAATGTTTTAGCTCCTGTGCTTTATGATTTGCCGGCCCCAGTAAATTTAACTATTATATGAAATTTTGGGTCTTTATTAGGGGTCTGTCTTATTATGCAAATTTTGACAGGTTTGTTGATGGCTGTTCATTATACTCCACAAGTGGAGCAAGCTTTTGCTAGTGTTGTTCATATTATGCGTGACGTTGAGTTGGGTTGGTTGATTCGAAGGTTGCATGCTAATGGAGCATCTTTTTTCTTTATGTGTATTTATATACATATTGGTCGAGGTATTTTTTATCACTCTTTTTCAATAAAGCATACTTGAATGGTTGGGTGTACAATTTTAATTCTTTTAATGGCAATTGCTTTTACTGGTTATGTGTTACCTTGAGGTCAGATATCTTTTTGAGGGGCTACTGTTATTACTAATTTGTTTAGGGCTATTCCTTATGTTGGTCCTGGTCTTGTTGAATGATTATGAGGTGGTTTTTGTGTAGGTGATGCTACTTTGAAGCGGTTTTTTGTTTTTCATTTTTTAGGGCCTTTTTTACTATTAATTTTGGTAGGAATTCATATTGTGTTTTTACATGATACAGGTTCTGGAAATCCGTTAGGGGTAGAAAGTGATATTGAGGCTATTCCGTTTCATAGTTATTATATTTTGAAGGATTTAGTGGGTATAGTTGTTATGTTAGGGTGTCTTTTTATGGTTTGCTTGACTATGCCAGATATTTTCTTGGATCCGGTAAATTTTATACCTGCGGACCCAATAAGAACTCCTTTGCATATTCAACCTGAATGATATTTTCTGTTTGCTTATTGTATTTTACGAAGAATTCCTAATAAGTTGGGGGGTGTTGTTGCTTTGGGAATATCTGTAGTTATTTTATATTTTCTTCCGTTTTACCCAAAGCCTTTGTGTCGGGGAATTCAATTTAATCCAGTGGCGCAGTTTTTGTTTTGGGTGTTTGTAGGAAATTTTATTGTTTTAACTTTCATCGGTAGTTGTCCTATTGAGCCACCTTTCGAGATAATTGGGCAGCTGTGTAGATTCTTTTATTTTTTGTTTTTCGTTCTGTATCCTATTAGTTGGTTTATGTGAGAAAAATTGATTTATAGTTTGTAG